In a genomic window of Sus scrofa isolate TJ Tabasco breed Duroc chromosome 4, Sscrofa11.1, whole genome shotgun sequence:
- the SELENBP1 gene encoding selenium-binding protein 1 isoform X1 has product MPGGSLPSLWLTLVPDFVASLARLQGTRRATSYNSATKCGKCGPGYPTPLEAMKGPREEIVYLPCIYRNTSTEAPDYLATVDVDPKSPQYCQVIHRLPMPNMKDELHHSGWNTCSSCFGDSTKSRTKLMLPCLISSRIYVVDVGTEPRAPKLHKVIEPQDIHAKCDLGYLHTSHCLASGEVMISALGDPKGNGKGGFVLLDGETFEVKGTWERPGGAAPLGYDFWYQPRHNVMISTEWAAPNVLRDGFNPADVQAGLYGSCLHVWDWQRHEMVQTLHLQDGLIPLEIRFLHNPAASQGFVGCALGSNIQRFYKNEGGTWSVEKVIQVPPKKVKGWMLPEMPSLITDILLSLDDRFLYFSNWLHGDLRQYDISDPKRPRLTGQLFLGGSIVKGGPVQVLEDQELKSQPEPLVVKGKRVAGGPQMIQLSLDGKRLYVTTSLYSAWDKQFYPDLIREGSVMLQIDVDTEKGGLKLNPNFLVDFGKEPLGPALAHELRYPGGDCSSDIWL; this is encoded by the exons ATGCCTGGTGGCAGCCTTCCTTCTCTGTGGCTGACTTTGGTTCCTGACTTTGTGGCTTCTCTTGCCAGACTTCAGGGGACAAGGAGAGCCACTTCCTACAACTCTG CTACCAAATGTGGGAAGTGTGGACCTGGCTACCCTACCCCCCTGGAGGCCATGAAAG GACCCAGGGAGGAGATTGTCTACCTGCCCTGCATTTACCGAAACACAAGCACCGAGGCCCCGGATTATCTGGCCACTGTGGATGTTGACCCTAAGTCTCCCCAGTATTGCCAG GTCATCCACCGGCTGCCCATGCCCAACATGAAGGACGAGCTGCATCACTCAGGATGGAACACCTGCAGCAGCTGCTTCGGAGACAGCACCAAGTCACGCACCAAGCTGATGCTGCCCTGCCTCATCTCCTCCCGAATTTATGTGGTGGACGTGGGCACCGAACCCCGTGCCCCAAAGCTGCACAAG GTCATCGAGCCCCAGGACATCCATGCCAAGTGTGACCTGGGCTACCTACACACCAGCCACTGCCTGGCCAGTGGGGAGGTGATGATCAGTGCCCTGGGAGATCCCAAGGGCAATGGCAAAG GGGGGTTTGTGCTGCTGGATGGAGAGACCTTTGAGGTGAAGGGGACATGGGAGAGGCCTGGAGGTGCTGCTCCCTTGGGCTATGACTTCTGGTACCAGCCTCGACACAATGTCATGATCAGCACCGAATGGGCGGCTCCCAATGTCTTACGAGATGGCTTCAACCCCGCTGACGTACAGGCAG GGCTGTATGGGAGCTGCTTACACGTGTGGGACTGGCAGCGCCACGAGATGGTGCAGACCCTGCATCTGCAGGATGGGCTCATCCCCCTGGAGATCCGATTCCTGCACAACCCGGCCGCTTCCCAGGGCTTCGTAGGCTGTGCCCTGGGCTCCAACATCCAGCGCTTCTACAAGAATGAG GGAGGTACTTGGTCGGTAGAGAAGGTGATCCAGGTGCCCCCCAAGAAAGTGAAGGGCTGGATGCTGCCTGAAATGCCAA gCCTCATCACTGACATCCTGCTGTCCCTGGACGACCGCTTCCTCTACTTCAGCAACTGGCTGCACGGGGATCTGCGACAGTATGACATCTCCGACCCAAAGAGGCCCCGCCTCACAGGACAG CTCTTCCTCGGGGGCAGCATTGTTAAGGGTGGCCCCGTGCAAGTGTTGGAGGACCAGGAGCTAAAATCCCAGCCAGAGCCCCTGGTGGTCAAG GGGAAACGAGTAGCCGGAGGCCCTCAGATGATCCAGCTCAGCCTGGATGGCAAGCGTCTCTATGTTACCACGTCGCTGTACAGTGCCTGGGACAAGCAGTTTTACCCCGATCTCATCAG GGAAGGCTCTGTGATGCTGCAGATCGATGTAGACACAGAGAAGGGAGGGCTGAAGTTGAACCCCAACTTCCTGGTGGACTTTGGGAAGGAGCCCCTTGGCCCAGCTCTGGCCCATGAGCTTCGCTACCCTGGGGGCGACTGCAGCTCTGACATATGGCTCTGA
- the SELENBP1 gene encoding selenium-binding protein 1 isoform X4, translated as MKGPREEIVYLPCIYRNTSTEAPDYLATVDVDPKSPQYCQVIHRLPMPNMKDELHHSGWNTCSSCFGDSTKSRTKLMLPCLISSRIYVVDVGTEPRAPKLHKVIEPQDIHAKCDLGYLHTSHCLASGEVMISALGDPKGNGKGGFVLLDGETFEVKGTWERPGGAAPLGYDFWYQPRHNVMISTEWAAPNVLRDGFNPADVQAGLYGSCLHVWDWQRHEMVQTLHLQDGLIPLEIRFLHNPAASQGFVGCALGSNIQRFYKNEGGTWSVEKVIQVPPKKVKGWMLPEMPSLITDILLSLDDRFLYFSNWLHGDLRQYDISDPKRPRLTGQLFLGGSIVKGGPVQVLEDQELKSQPEPLVVKGKRVAGGPQMIQLSLDGKRLYVTTSLYSAWDKQFYPDLIREGSVMLQIDVDTEKGGLKLNPNFLVDFGKEPLGPALAHELRYPGGDCSSDIWL; from the exons ATGAAAG GACCCAGGGAGGAGATTGTCTACCTGCCCTGCATTTACCGAAACACAAGCACCGAGGCCCCGGATTATCTGGCCACTGTGGATGTTGACCCTAAGTCTCCCCAGTATTGCCAG GTCATCCACCGGCTGCCCATGCCCAACATGAAGGACGAGCTGCATCACTCAGGATGGAACACCTGCAGCAGCTGCTTCGGAGACAGCACCAAGTCACGCACCAAGCTGATGCTGCCCTGCCTCATCTCCTCCCGAATTTATGTGGTGGACGTGGGCACCGAACCCCGTGCCCCAAAGCTGCACAAG GTCATCGAGCCCCAGGACATCCATGCCAAGTGTGACCTGGGCTACCTACACACCAGCCACTGCCTGGCCAGTGGGGAGGTGATGATCAGTGCCCTGGGAGATCCCAAGGGCAATGGCAAAG GGGGGTTTGTGCTGCTGGATGGAGAGACCTTTGAGGTGAAGGGGACATGGGAGAGGCCTGGAGGTGCTGCTCCCTTGGGCTATGACTTCTGGTACCAGCCTCGACACAATGTCATGATCAGCACCGAATGGGCGGCTCCCAATGTCTTACGAGATGGCTTCAACCCCGCTGACGTACAGGCAG GGCTGTATGGGAGCTGCTTACACGTGTGGGACTGGCAGCGCCACGAGATGGTGCAGACCCTGCATCTGCAGGATGGGCTCATCCCCCTGGAGATCCGATTCCTGCACAACCCGGCCGCTTCCCAGGGCTTCGTAGGCTGTGCCCTGGGCTCCAACATCCAGCGCTTCTACAAGAATGAG GGAGGTACTTGGTCGGTAGAGAAGGTGATCCAGGTGCCCCCCAAGAAAGTGAAGGGCTGGATGCTGCCTGAAATGCCAA gCCTCATCACTGACATCCTGCTGTCCCTGGACGACCGCTTCCTCTACTTCAGCAACTGGCTGCACGGGGATCTGCGACAGTATGACATCTCCGACCCAAAGAGGCCCCGCCTCACAGGACAG CTCTTCCTCGGGGGCAGCATTGTTAAGGGTGGCCCCGTGCAAGTGTTGGAGGACCAGGAGCTAAAATCCCAGCCAGAGCCCCTGGTGGTCAAG GGGAAACGAGTAGCCGGAGGCCCTCAGATGATCCAGCTCAGCCTGGATGGCAAGCGTCTCTATGTTACCACGTCGCTGTACAGTGCCTGGGACAAGCAGTTTTACCCCGATCTCATCAG GGAAGGCTCTGTGATGCTGCAGATCGATGTAGACACAGAGAAGGGAGGGCTGAAGTTGAACCCCAACTTCCTGGTGGACTTTGGGAAGGAGCCCCTTGGCCCAGCTCTGGCCCATGAGCTTCGCTACCCTGGGGGCGACTGCAGCTCTGACATATGGCTCTGA
- the SELENBP1 gene encoding selenium-binding protein 1 isoform X2 gives MATKCGKCGPGYPTPLEAMKGKFEKTDPASPGREVGKPLLARPAPRLPALYPPGPREEIVYLPCIYRNTSTEAPDYLATVDVDPKSPQYCQVIHRLPMPNMKDELHHSGWNTCSSCFGDSTKSRTKLMLPCLISSRIYVVDVGTEPRAPKLHKVIEPQDIHAKCDLGYLHTSHCLASGEVMISALGDPKGNGKGGFVLLDGETFEVKGTWERPGGAAPLGYDFWYQPRHNVMISTEWAAPNVLRDGFNPADVQAGLYGSCLHVWDWQRHEMVQTLHLQDGLIPLEIRFLHNPAASQGFVGCALGSNIQRFYKNEGGTWSVEKVIQVPPKKVKGWMLPEMPSLITDILLSLDDRFLYFSNWLHGDLRQYDISDPKRPRLTGQLFLGGSIVKGGPVQVLEDQELKSQPEPLVVKGKRVAGGPQMIQLSLDGKRLYVTTSLYSAWDKQFYPDLIREGSVMLQIDVDTEKGGLKLNPNFLVDFGKEPLGPALAHELRYPGGDCSSDIWL, from the exons ATGG CTACCAAATGTGGGAAGTGTGGACCTGGCTACCCTACCCCCCTGGAGGCCATGAAAGGTAAGTTCGAGAAGACAGATCCAGCATCCCCCGGAAGGGAAGTAGGCAAGCCATTGCTGGCACGTCCTGCACCCCGACTGCCTGCCCTCTACCCTCCAGGACCCAGGGAGGAGATTGTCTACCTGCCCTGCATTTACCGAAACACAAGCACCGAGGCCCCGGATTATCTGGCCACTGTGGATGTTGACCCTAAGTCTCCCCAGTATTGCCAG GTCATCCACCGGCTGCCCATGCCCAACATGAAGGACGAGCTGCATCACTCAGGATGGAACACCTGCAGCAGCTGCTTCGGAGACAGCACCAAGTCACGCACCAAGCTGATGCTGCCCTGCCTCATCTCCTCCCGAATTTATGTGGTGGACGTGGGCACCGAACCCCGTGCCCCAAAGCTGCACAAG GTCATCGAGCCCCAGGACATCCATGCCAAGTGTGACCTGGGCTACCTACACACCAGCCACTGCCTGGCCAGTGGGGAGGTGATGATCAGTGCCCTGGGAGATCCCAAGGGCAATGGCAAAG GGGGGTTTGTGCTGCTGGATGGAGAGACCTTTGAGGTGAAGGGGACATGGGAGAGGCCTGGAGGTGCTGCTCCCTTGGGCTATGACTTCTGGTACCAGCCTCGACACAATGTCATGATCAGCACCGAATGGGCGGCTCCCAATGTCTTACGAGATGGCTTCAACCCCGCTGACGTACAGGCAG GGCTGTATGGGAGCTGCTTACACGTGTGGGACTGGCAGCGCCACGAGATGGTGCAGACCCTGCATCTGCAGGATGGGCTCATCCCCCTGGAGATCCGATTCCTGCACAACCCGGCCGCTTCCCAGGGCTTCGTAGGCTGTGCCCTGGGCTCCAACATCCAGCGCTTCTACAAGAATGAG GGAGGTACTTGGTCGGTAGAGAAGGTGATCCAGGTGCCCCCCAAGAAAGTGAAGGGCTGGATGCTGCCTGAAATGCCAA gCCTCATCACTGACATCCTGCTGTCCCTGGACGACCGCTTCCTCTACTTCAGCAACTGGCTGCACGGGGATCTGCGACAGTATGACATCTCCGACCCAAAGAGGCCCCGCCTCACAGGACAG CTCTTCCTCGGGGGCAGCATTGTTAAGGGTGGCCCCGTGCAAGTGTTGGAGGACCAGGAGCTAAAATCCCAGCCAGAGCCCCTGGTGGTCAAG GGGAAACGAGTAGCCGGAGGCCCTCAGATGATCCAGCTCAGCCTGGATGGCAAGCGTCTCTATGTTACCACGTCGCTGTACAGTGCCTGGGACAAGCAGTTTTACCCCGATCTCATCAG GGAAGGCTCTGTGATGCTGCAGATCGATGTAGACACAGAGAAGGGAGGGCTGAAGTTGAACCCCAACTTCCTGGTGGACTTTGGGAAGGAGCCCCTTGGCCCAGCTCTGGCCCATGAGCTTCGCTACCCTGGGGGCGACTGCAGCTCTGACATATGGCTCTGA
- the SELENBP1 gene encoding selenium-binding protein 1 isoform X3, producing MATKCGKCGPGYPTPLEAMKGPREEIVYLPCIYRNTSTEAPDYLATVDVDPKSPQYCQVIHRLPMPNMKDELHHSGWNTCSSCFGDSTKSRTKLMLPCLISSRIYVVDVGTEPRAPKLHKVIEPQDIHAKCDLGYLHTSHCLASGEVMISALGDPKGNGKGGFVLLDGETFEVKGTWERPGGAAPLGYDFWYQPRHNVMISTEWAAPNVLRDGFNPADVQAGLYGSCLHVWDWQRHEMVQTLHLQDGLIPLEIRFLHNPAASQGFVGCALGSNIQRFYKNEGGTWSVEKVIQVPPKKVKGWMLPEMPSLITDILLSLDDRFLYFSNWLHGDLRQYDISDPKRPRLTGQLFLGGSIVKGGPVQVLEDQELKSQPEPLVVKGKRVAGGPQMIQLSLDGKRLYVTTSLYSAWDKQFYPDLIREGSVMLQIDVDTEKGGLKLNPNFLVDFGKEPLGPALAHELRYPGGDCSSDIWL from the exons ATGG CTACCAAATGTGGGAAGTGTGGACCTGGCTACCCTACCCCCCTGGAGGCCATGAAAG GACCCAGGGAGGAGATTGTCTACCTGCCCTGCATTTACCGAAACACAAGCACCGAGGCCCCGGATTATCTGGCCACTGTGGATGTTGACCCTAAGTCTCCCCAGTATTGCCAG GTCATCCACCGGCTGCCCATGCCCAACATGAAGGACGAGCTGCATCACTCAGGATGGAACACCTGCAGCAGCTGCTTCGGAGACAGCACCAAGTCACGCACCAAGCTGATGCTGCCCTGCCTCATCTCCTCCCGAATTTATGTGGTGGACGTGGGCACCGAACCCCGTGCCCCAAAGCTGCACAAG GTCATCGAGCCCCAGGACATCCATGCCAAGTGTGACCTGGGCTACCTACACACCAGCCACTGCCTGGCCAGTGGGGAGGTGATGATCAGTGCCCTGGGAGATCCCAAGGGCAATGGCAAAG GGGGGTTTGTGCTGCTGGATGGAGAGACCTTTGAGGTGAAGGGGACATGGGAGAGGCCTGGAGGTGCTGCTCCCTTGGGCTATGACTTCTGGTACCAGCCTCGACACAATGTCATGATCAGCACCGAATGGGCGGCTCCCAATGTCTTACGAGATGGCTTCAACCCCGCTGACGTACAGGCAG GGCTGTATGGGAGCTGCTTACACGTGTGGGACTGGCAGCGCCACGAGATGGTGCAGACCCTGCATCTGCAGGATGGGCTCATCCCCCTGGAGATCCGATTCCTGCACAACCCGGCCGCTTCCCAGGGCTTCGTAGGCTGTGCCCTGGGCTCCAACATCCAGCGCTTCTACAAGAATGAG GGAGGTACTTGGTCGGTAGAGAAGGTGATCCAGGTGCCCCCCAAGAAAGTGAAGGGCTGGATGCTGCCTGAAATGCCAA gCCTCATCACTGACATCCTGCTGTCCCTGGACGACCGCTTCCTCTACTTCAGCAACTGGCTGCACGGGGATCTGCGACAGTATGACATCTCCGACCCAAAGAGGCCCCGCCTCACAGGACAG CTCTTCCTCGGGGGCAGCATTGTTAAGGGTGGCCCCGTGCAAGTGTTGGAGGACCAGGAGCTAAAATCCCAGCCAGAGCCCCTGGTGGTCAAG GGGAAACGAGTAGCCGGAGGCCCTCAGATGATCCAGCTCAGCCTGGATGGCAAGCGTCTCTATGTTACCACGTCGCTGTACAGTGCCTGGGACAAGCAGTTTTACCCCGATCTCATCAG GGAAGGCTCTGTGATGCTGCAGATCGATGTAGACACAGAGAAGGGAGGGCTGAAGTTGAACCCCAACTTCCTGGTGGACTTTGGGAAGGAGCCCCTTGGCCCAGCTCTGGCCCATGAGCTTCGCTACCCTGGGGGCGACTGCAGCTCTGACATATGGCTCTGA